The genomic DNA CTTTTTCCGGCGGCACTTCAGCACGGCCGGCCCCCGGGCCCGTGGCCACGGGGGCGCCGGGCGTATTGGACCATTGCGACCAGGAGCCCGGATACAGGGCCGCGGGGATGCCGGCGTAGGCCAGCGCGGCCACTTCATGGGCAGCGAAGATACCCGAGCCGCAGTACGCTGCCACCGGGGCGCCGGGACGCACACCCAAAGCCTGGAACTCGCTCCGCAGCTCGTCCGGTGCACGGAAGGTGCCCTCCGGTGCCAGGTTGGCTGTGGACGGGCGGTTGACGGCTCCGGGAATGTGCCCGGCACGGGGGTCCACCGGCTCGGTTTCACCGCGGTAGCGTTCCGGTGCGCGGGCGTCGATCAGTGTTCCCGCCGCAGCAACCCCGTCCACGTCCGCAAGGCCGGCTACGGGCATGTGGCCCCAGGAGAGCTGCGCGGTTCCCTCCGTTGCCTTCACCGGCCCGCTCTCCAGTGCCAGGCCTGCAGCCCGCCAGGCGCCCAGCCCGCCGTCGAGAAGGCGCACCTCGTTCCACCCCGCGTGCCGCAGCAACCACCAGGCACGGGCAGCTGCGGTGCCGCCGGCGTCGTCGTAAACAACCACCGCATCCCCCTGGTTCAGCCCCCAGCTGCGCGCGGCATCCGCAAATGCAGCCGGATCCGGCAGCGGGTGGCGGCCCTCCGCGGGAACGGCAGGTGCGGACAACTCGGTATCCATATCCACGTAGACCGCGCCCGGAAGGTGCTCCCGCAGGTACTTCCCGCGGCCGTCACTGGCTCCAAGCACCCACCGCACATCCAGCAGCACCGGCGGACGGTCCGAGCCGAGGGCCTGTGCCAGTTCCTGCACCGACATTACTACGTCCACTACAGGTCCACGGATTCGCAGGAGTCCAGGTGGCGGAACTCGGTGCCGTAGGTTTTCCCGAAACGGGTAACGTGCCCCTCGACCATGCCCAGTCCGGTCTCGTTCAGGAGTGCGTCGTGGATGTTGTACGCCCGCTCGGCGCCGGTGGCGATCACGAAATCGAGCACCTCCCCCACCTTGGACCACGGGGCATGCACCGGTACCAGCACGGTCCGAGGACGCAGCCCGTTGGGAACAACAAAGGAATCACCGGGGTGATAGACCCGCCCTTCCACAAGGTAGCCGATATTCGCCACCATCGGAATCAGGGGATGGATGAGGGCATGCTGGCCGCCAAAGGACTGGATACCAAAACCGGCTATGGTGAAGCTCGCGTTGGGCTCCACGTCATGGATGCGCCCGGCGAGGTCCCCGGCTTCCGCGCGCAGGGAATCTGCGAGGGACTTCGGTGCGTACAGCTCCAGGCCCGGCGCATCATGCATCTGTGCAAACACACGGGTGCGGTCCAGATGGTCTGCGTGCTCATGGGTGACCAGGATGGCGTTCGCATCCTCGAGGGCAGTCTCGACTTCGGAAAAAGTCCCGGGATCCAGGACAAGGACATTGCCGCCTTGCTCGAAGCGGACACAGGAATGCGTGTACTTCGTCATTTTCATAGCGCCACCCTACTCTGCGCTGCCCGGGCCCGGCAGGTTCCGGCCGCCCGGGGATTCACCTCCGCCGGCTGATAA from Arthrobacter zhangbolii includes the following:
- a CDS encoding sulfurtransferase, with product MDVVMSVQELAQALGSDRPPVLLDVRWVLGASDGRGKYLREHLPGAVYVDMDTELSAPAVPAEGRHPLPDPAAFADAARSWGLNQGDAVVVYDDAGGTAAARAWWLLRHAGWNEVRLLDGGLGAWRAAGLALESGPVKATEGTAQLSWGHMPVAGLADVDGVAAAGTLIDARAPERYRGETEPVDPRAGHIPGAVNRPSTANLAPEGTFRAPDELRSEFQALGVRPGAPVAAYCGSGIFAAHEVAALAYAGIPAALYPGSWSQWSNTPGAPVATGPGAGRAEVPPEKG
- a CDS encoding MBL fold metallo-hydrolase, which codes for MKMTKYTHSCVRFEQGGNVLVLDPGTFSEVETALEDANAILVTHEHADHLDRTRVFAQMHDAPGLELYAPKSLADSLRAEAGDLAGRIHDVEPNASFTIAGFGIQSFGGQHALIHPLIPMVANIGYLVEGRVYHPGDSFVVPNGLRPRTVLVPVHAPWSKVGEVLDFVIATGAERAYNIHDALLNETGLGMVEGHVTRFGKTYGTEFRHLDSCESVDL